In a genomic window of Drosophila takahashii strain IR98-3 E-12201 chromosome 3L, DtakHiC1v2, whole genome shotgun sequence:
- the LOC138912948 gene encoding uncharacterized protein, which yields MVPRPRSAQALESRRTRGLNSYRCRVCRGIHPLRKCQRFLKLSAEKRLRAVLVNKCCSNCLAHEHSDVSCRSGDKCKTCSGKHHTLLHMHERPLPSATNQRSRRQNPPTRQALAPARRSASAASQQRSRRQNPPTRRALASPPRSASSTPAPSLASILQRHSVNVLPTAMVILETGLKKFDTAALIDPCTPTSCIDASLATAFRLPTTTVGDERICTATIRSKRDDDFKLEVVLKVEPNVRIRTPIRELADTVVSKYSDLPLADERFYLPATISVVLGADVYGKVIRPGFHLVDEGLPVAQRTTFGWILSGACNLS from the coding sequence ATGGTTCCTCGTCCACGCAGCGCTCAGGCTTTGGAGAGCAGACGTACTCGAGGTTTAAATTCCTACCGTTGCCGAGTCTGCCGTGGAATCCATCCGCTTCGAAAGTGCCAGAGGTTCCTAAAGCTGAGCGCAGAGAAGCGGCTTCGAGCAGTGCTTGTCAACAAGTGCTGCTCAAATTGTCTCGCTCACGAGCACTCTGACGTGAGTTGTCGCAGTGGCGACAAGTGCAAAACGTGCAGCGGGAAGCACCACACGCTCCTCCATATGCACGAGCGCCCTCTGCCGTCGGCTACCAATCAGCGTTCGCGCCGGCAAAATCCGCCAACTCGCCAAGCGCTGGCCCCGGCAAGGCGCTCGGCATCCGCCGCTTCTCAGCAGCGCTCGCGCCGGCAAAATCCGCCAACTCGCAGAGCGCTTGCCTCTCCGCCGCGCTCAGCCTCCTCGACACCGGCACCGTCACTGGCGTCCATCCTCCAGCGGCACAGTGTCAACGTCCTGCCGACGGCCATGGTAATCCTGGAGACCGGGCTCAAGAAGTTCGACACAGCCGCCCTCATCGACCCGTGTACGCCGACAAGTTGCATCGACGCATCCCTGGCTACTGCGTTCCGCTTGCCGACTACCACCGTCGGCGACGAGCGGATTTGTACGGCGACGATTCGGTCGAAGCGCGACGACGACTTCAAGTTGGAGGTGGTCCTGAAGGTGGAGCCAAACGTCCGCATCCGCACCCCCATCCGAGAGCTTGCTGACACCGTGGTCAGCAAATACAGCGACCTCCCGTTGGCCGACGAGCGGTTCTATTTACCGGCAACCATCTCCGTGGTCCTGGGTGCCGACGTCTACGGCAAGGTCATCCGTCCTGGCTTCCACCTGGTCGACGAGGGACTCCCAGTGGCCCAGCGGACGACTTTCGGGTGGATCCTGTCCGGTGCCTGCAACCTGTCCTAG
- the LOC108058104 gene encoding ATP-binding cassette sub-family F member 3, with product MSEYTSILQREFPKIDHELLTYVVGVLTGSEEDFDTGDDIFDAVGDILQSVDCDRSEESVRELCEQFLNIMKHNGVNVERKVLNAPVNIEEMARNMDRLDKDMQSIWVVNKDGGNKVDSKKLGKAEAKLQQKQEKRQEVNKHGMIPVAVKLQTATASQVTNKKNTKLDQKGLNRSMDIKIENFDLAFGEKVLLQNANLLLSFGRRYGLVGRNGLGKTTLLRMIAERQLQIPSHISVLHVEQEVVGDDTPAVESVLECDTERTRLLTREKEILAALNNGVQDAALSNELSDTYVALQNIEADKAVARASVILKGLGFDADMQLRPTKSFSGGWRMRLALARALFSKPDLLLLDEPTNMLDIKAIIWLENYLQTWPTTILVVSHDRNFLDVVPTDIIHLHSQELEAYKGNYEQFEKTKTEKLKSQRREYEAQMAHRSHVQDFIDRFRYNANRASSVQSKIKMLEKLPELKPVEKETVVTLKFPEVEPLNPPVLAISEVTFRYNPEDPLPIFKGVNLSATSDSRICIVGENGAGKSTLLKIIVGQLSTIYGNIVLHRGLRIGYFAQHHVDHLNMNVTCVGVLAELFPGRPDEEYRRQLGSFGLSGPLALQSIASLSGGQKSRVALAKMCMAEPNFLVLDEPTNHLDIETIDALGRAINAFKGGVILVSHDERLIKVVCKELWVCGNRTVRAIEGGLDEYKREVYKEIEANS from the exons ATGAGCGAGTACACGAGCATTCTTCAGCGCGAGTTTCCGAAAATCGATCACGAACTGCTCACCTATGTTGTGGGCGTACTCACCGGAA GCGAGGAAGACTTCGACACCGGCGACGATATCTTCGATGCCGTGGGCGACATCCTGCAGAGCGTCGACTGCGACAGGTCGGAAGAGAGCGTCCGGGAGTTGTGCGAGCAGTTTCTCAACATCATGAAACACAACGGGGTCAACGTGGAGCGCAAGGTTCTTAATGCGCCGGTCAACATCGAGGAAATGGCCAGGAACATGGACCGACTCGACAAGGACATGCAGAGCATCTGGGTGGTGAACAAGGACGGAGGCAAT AAAGTAGACTCCAAAAAGCTGGGGAAGGCGGAGGCGAAACTGCAGCAGAAGCAGGAGAAGCGACAGGAGGTGAACAAGCACGGAATGATTCCCGTGGCGGTGAAACTGCAAACGGCCACAGCCTCTCAGGTGACCAACAAGAAGAACACCAAGCTGGACCAGAAGGGCCTTAATCGGTCCATGGACATCAAGATCGAAAACTTTGATCTGGCATTTGGCGAAAA AGTTCTCCTGCAGAATGCAAATCTGTTGCTGTCTTTTGGACGCCGTTATGGTCTGGTGGGACGCAATGGCCTGGGTAAGACCACTCTCCTGCGGATGATTGCCGAGCGCCAGTTGCAGATCCCCTCGCACATCTCGGTGCTGCACGTGGAGCAGGAGGTTGTGGGCGACGACACACCCGCCGTGGAAAGCGTGCTGGAGTGCGATACTGAGCGAACGAGGCTACTGACCCGGGAAAAGGAGATCCTGGCTGCGCTGAACAATGGCGTTCAGGACGCGGCGCTGTCCAACGAGCTGAGCGATACCTACGTGGCTCTGCAGAACATCGAGGCGGACAAGGCCGTCGCCCGAGCATCTGTGATACTTAAGGGGTTGGGCTTTGACGCCGACATGCAACTGCGTCCGACAAAATCCTTCTCTGGTGGCTGGAGAATGCGTCTAGCCCTGGCCAGGGCACTCTTCTCAAAACCCGATCTACTTCTGCTCGATGAACCGACGAACATGTTGGACATCAAAGCCATTATCTGGCTGGAGAACTATTTGCAGACGTGGCCCACCACCATTCTTGTGGTTTCCCACGATCGCAACTTCCTGGACGTTGTGCCGACGGACATTATACATCTACATTCCCAGGAACTCGAGGCATACAA gGGAAATTATGAGCAGTTTGAGAAGACAAAGACGGAAAAGCTGAAGTCCCAGAGGCGTGAGTACGAGGCTCAGATGGCCCACAGATCCCATGTCCAGGATTTCATCGATCGCTTCCGTTACAACGCAAATCGTGCCTCATCCGTGCAgtccaaaattaaaatgctcGAAAAACT GCCCGAACTTAAACCAGTGGAAAAGGAAACCGTCGTTACGCTCAAATTCCCCGAAGTAGAGCCCCTCAATCCTCCTGTGCTGGCCATTTCGGAGGTAACGTTTCGATACAACCCCGAAGATCCGCTGCCCATCTTTAAGGGCGTGAATCTGTCTGCCACATCGGACTCGCGAATCTGCATTGTTGGAGAAAACGGAGCGGGAAAGTCGACGCTGCTGAAGATCATAGTCGGCCAGCTAAGCACTATTTATGGAAACATTGTCCTGCATCGCGGCCTTCGAATTGGATACTTTGCTCAACACCATGTGGACCATCTGAACATGAATGTGACGTGTGTGGGAGTACTGGCCGAACTGTTTCCCGGACGCCCGGATGAGGAGTATCGCCGGCAGTTGGGAAGCTTTGGCTTATCCGGACCACTGGCACTGCAGAGCATTGCCAGCTTATCTGGAGGACAGAAATCACGCGTGGCCTTGGCGAAGATGTGCATGG cggAACCCAATTTCCTGGTCCTTGATGAGCCGACAAATCACTTGGATATTGAAACTATTGATGCTTTGGGCCGGGCTATAAACGCCTTTAAG ggcGGCGTCATCTTGGTTTCCCACGACGAACGCCTCATCAAGGTCGTCTGCAAGGAACTCTGGGTGTGTGGCAATCGCACAGTCAGAGCAATCGAAGGTGGTCTAGACGAGTACAAGCGGGAGGTTTACAAGGAAATAGAAGCTAATAGTTGA
- the LOC123002433 gene encoding uncharacterized protein yields MLPVLKAKYGYCYSAYERCGAQIADQIAQTPQNPQATSTPDTPQTYIPSGCHLPPCDTEVFTGDYLRWPTFRDLFTAIYINNPRLTPVEKLFHLNAKTRGDAHNIVANSPLTNDGFRSAWDNLTERFENKRLLVNSQLKILFNVPSVTQESGSALKELQSTIQGCLTALDMSGIQVETWDCLLVYMCSSKLPKLTLSLWEQSLHNKAEIPTWHELNVFLTERHRTLEAIDDVRPSGSSQAQPRASTSNSASRRINSYETRVTPRQPRGCDLCNRENHPIRTCAQFLRMTVDQRIAYIKRKQLCLNCFARTHQLRDCESAHNCFTCRGRHHTLLHRGTPSPTRANPTPTPRSRPNTPGPSAASGTQPTLQNYFAAGSRSVLLGTAMINICHQGSNYQARALIDSGSEATFITERLFNLIKLPFQVIQAQVSGLNQTVSAETKKLCQLTIRSPTRPSLQLNTTAYVLPQIAGNLPSCPLPQHFLRDLPELPLADPKFYESAQIDLLIGADILPSILLSGTRANICGSLLGQETIFGWILTGPVPAPRQDRISSFSTHVAHTNEASLDKLLTKFWEVEDLPVKVAKESDVICEDNFLRTTTKDDTGRYVVSLPFRDPENMKCSLGHSRSLALAQFLRNEQRLKRDSTLKSKYDSVIQEYLDLNHMREVPPTHDSACYYLPHHAVLKPESTTTKLRVVFNASSPSDNGVSLNDILHAGPVLQSDLTIQILKWRYFRFVYSADIEKMYRQIWVDPKQTAFQRILFRNREGYIRDFELKTVTFGVNCAPFLAIRVLQQLATDVQLTHPRASKVIRGCMYVDDVLSGADSAEEAHLTIRELQSALDSAGFPLRKWTSNHKEVLAHIETNHLLNAEFLEIDTESTAKTLGVRWKATSDEFFFAPPDLSNEATLTKRHVLSQIAKLFDPAGWLAPFVVCAKIFMQEIWLHDLGWDDELPIELCQKWRDFLQSYSVLDQVRIPRWVSFRPEFRVEHHGFCDASQKAYGAAIYVRVEIGHTTLVRLLTAKTRVAPVKAVSLPRLELCGALLLSEMAESILPHMPVLSSKLHCWTDSTIVLAWLAKPACQWTTFVANRVTKITQSTEAANWAHVQSEHNPADLASRGVPLQDLIDNSLWWHGPTWLSKPRDQWPSQSTDLQVTEVERRPVKAHVASIPTEDILDRFSKLDRALRVLAYVHRFVQRCKKQSQKSEVRLEAQELVAAERLMVISTQRRYFSNEYRCLSQKRPVSATSSILSLNPFLDQKGLIRACGRITASENLRYDERHPIILPYECALSRLLVNFTHLITLHGGNQLVVRLTRSRYWIPRIKNLVKAVINSCKVCVIHKKRLQIQMMGSFPKERVSFSRPFTYTGMDYAGPFDIKNYTGRACLITKGYVLVFVCFSTKAIHLEPTSDLTTEKFLAAFARFVSRRGCPRQVQSDNGKTFVGAATLLSRDFLQAVKESVTDAYSHQQLNWQFIPPGAPHMGGLWEAGVKSFKTLFYKSTATRKRSLDLLALTPGHFLVGGPLLSIVEPELKGESKSIVNRWQHLKALHQQFQARWKEEYLKELHKRNKWQAPTANLRVGDLVVVKEDNLPSNEWRLGRIVSVFPGADGNVRVVNILTARKIIKRPVTKVVLLPGEHSNRLPQPTSSA; encoded by the exons ATGTTGCCAGTTCTCAAGGCTAAGTACGGTTACTGCTACAGCGCGTACGAAAGGTGCGGCGCCCAAATAGCAGACCAAATAGCGCAGACTCCGCAAAATCCGCAAGCTACCTCCACTCCAGATACTCCTCAGACTTACATTCCGTCAGGCTGCCACCTTCCGCCGTGCgatactgaggtttttaccgGCGATTATCTTCGTTGGCCAACCTTCAGGGATCTATTCACGGCAATTTACATCAACAATCCTCGACTCACTCCTGTCGAGAAATTATTCCATCTCAATGCTAAGACGAGGGGCGACGCTCACAATATAGTTGCAAATTCACCCCTTACTAACGATGGCTTTCGCTCAGCGTGGGATAACCTCACTGAGCGTTTCGAAAACAAGCGATTGTTAGTAAACAGTCAATTGAAGATACTCTTCAATGTGCCGTCCGTCACACAGGAGTCTGGGTCAGCTTTGAAAGAACTTCAAAGTACCATCCAGGGGTGCCTTACGGCGTTAGATATGTCCGGTATTCAGGTCGAAACTTGGGATTGCCTCTTGGTGTATATGTGCTCATCCAAACTCCCAAAGCTTACGCTTTCCCTATGGGAGCAGTCCCTTCACAACAAAGCCGAGATCCCTACGTGGCATGAGCTGAACGTTTTCCTAACGGAACGTCACAGAACCCTAGAAGCCATAGATGATGTTCGACCATCAGGTTCTAGTCAGGCTCAGCCCagggcatccacatccaactCGGCGTCTCGGAGAATAAATTCTTATGAGACAAGGGTAACGCCTCGACAACCTAGAGGGTGCGATCTCTGTAATAGAGAAAACCATCCAATACGCACATGCGCCCAGTTTCTGCGGATGACGGTCGACCAACGGATCGCCTATATTAAACGAAAACAGCTGTGTTTGAACTGCTTTGCGCGGACACATCAGCTGCGCGACTGCGAAAGCGCACATAATTGCTTTACGTGCCGCGGCCGCCATCACACCCTCCTACACCGAGGCACCCCATCCCCAACGCGCGCAAATCCAACGCCAACGCCCAGATCCAGACCGAATACTCCCGGTCCCTCGGCTGCCAGTGGCACGCAGCCAAcacttcaaaattattttgcggCAGGCTCTAGGTCAGTCCTCCTAGGCACCGCCATGATTAATATATGCCATCAGGGTTCCAACTACCAAGCGCGAGCCTTAATAGACTCCGGATCTGAGGCTACCTTCATTACTGAGCGCCTTTTCAACCTGATTAAGCTGCCGTTCCAGGTTATCCAAGCACAGGTCTCAGGGCTTAATCAAACGGTCTCCGCTGAGACTAAAAAGCTCTGCCAATTGACGATTCGTTCTCCGACCCGGCCTAGTTTGCAGTTAAACACCACTGCCTACGTGCTTCCGCAAATAGCCGGAAATCTTCCCTCATGTCCGCTTCCGCAACATTTCCTGCGAGATCTTCCCGAACTTCCACTAGCGGATCCAAAGTTTTATGAGAGCGCACAAATAGATCTTTTAATCGGGGCCGATATACTTCCTTCCATTCTACTAAGCGGCACCCGAGCGAATATCTGTGGCTCTCTTCTCGGTCAAGAGACCATTTTCGGCTGGATTCTAACAGGACCAGTACCCGCTCCGAGGCAAGATAGAATTTCATCGTTTTCTACGCATGTTGCACACACAAACGAAGCGTCTCTCGATAAACTCCTCACCAAATTCTGGGAGGTGGAGGATCTGCCAGTAAAGGTGGCAAAAGAATCCGACGTGATCTGTGAGGATAATTTCCTTCGGACCACCACAAAAGACGATACCGGCAGGTATGTCGTGAGTCTTCCCTTTCGAGATCCTGAGAACATGAAATGCTCCCTAGGACATTCCAGATCCCTGGCGTTGGCTCAATTCTTAAGAAACGAGCAGCGGCTAAAAAGGGACAGTACGCTAAAATCCAAGTACGACTCAGTAATTCAAGAATATCTCGACCTCAACCACATGAGAGAAGTCCCTCCTACCCACGATTCAGCGTGTTATTACCTCCCACACCACGCGGTGTTAAAACCGGAGAGTACGACCACCAAACTTCGAGTGGTATTCAATGCCTCCAGCCCTTCAGACAATGGGGTCAGCTTAAATGATATCCTTCATGCTGGCCCGGTCCTACAGTCCGATCTAACCATCCAGATCCTGAAGTGGCGATATTTCCGTTTTGTGTACAGTGCTGATATCGAGAAAATGTATCGGCAGATCTGGGTAGATCCGAAACAGACAGCGTTCCAACGTATCTTATTCCGCAATAGAGAAGGATACATTCGCGATTTTGAGCTAAAAACTGTTACGTTTGGGGTCAATTGTGCACCGTTTCTGGCAATTCGGGTCCTGCAACAGCTGGCGACCGACGTGCAACTAACCCATCCGAGGGCGAGTAAAGTTATTCGTGGTTGCATGTACGTCGATGATGTCCTTTCGGGAGCTGACTCTGCAGAAGAGGCTCACCTTACCATTCGCGAGTTGCAGAGTGCTCTCGATTCGGCTGGTTTTCCATTAAGAAAGTGGACCTCCAACCATAAAGAAGTTCTGGCTCATATCGAGACCAATCATCTTTTAAACGCCGAGTTCCTCGAGATAGATACGGAAAGCACGGCGAAAACTCTCGGAGTCCGTTGGAAAGCAACATCCGATGAGTTTTTCTTCGCCCCTCCAGACCTATCCAACGAAGCCACGCTCACGAAACGTCATGTTCTTTCCCAAATCGCCAAGCTGTTCGATCCAGCAGGCTGGCTCGCTCCTTTCGTGGTCTGTGCCAAGATTTTCATGCAGGAGATCTGGCTTCATGATCTTGGGTGGGATGATGAACTCCCAATTGAACTGTGCCAAAAGTGGCGTGATTTTCTCCAAAGCTACTCGGTCCTAGATCAAGTCCGAATTCCCAGATGGGTTTCCTTCCGCCCAGAGTTCCGAGTCGAGCATCATGGATTCTGTGACGCCTCTCAAAAGGCGTATGGTGCTGCGATCTATGTGCGCGTAGAAATTGGGCACACGACGCTAGTGCGTCTCCTTACAGCCAAGACGCGCGTGGCGCCAGTCAAAGCTGTGTCGCTTCCACGGCTAGAGCTGTGTGGAGCTCTATTGCTGTCCGAGATGGCTGAATCCATCCTCCCCCATATGCCTGTGCTGTCCTCGAAACTCCATTGTTGGACCGATTCCACGATTGTGCTTGCATGGCTCGCCAAACCAGCATGCCAATGGACAACGTTCGTTGCCAATCGGGTGACAAAGATTACCCAGTCCACAGAGGCAGCCAATTGGGCACATGTTCAATCCGAACACAATCCAGCCGACTTGGCCAGTCGGGGAGTGCCTCTACAAGACCTGATCGACAACTCCCTTTGGTGGCATGGACCAACTTGGTTGTCAAAGCCACGAGATCAGTGGCCTTCCCAAAGCACCGACTTACAGGTGACCGAAGTGGAAAGGCGTCCTGTCAAGGCCCATGTGGCGTCCATCCCGACAGAAGACATCCTTGATCGCTTTTCCAAGTTAGATAGAGCTTTACGGGTCCTTGCGTATGTCCACCGTTTTGTCCAGCGATGTAAGAAACAGTCGCAGAAGTCGGAAGTCCGTCTAGAAGCCCAAGAACTTGTCGCCGCTGAACGGCTCATGGTCATTAGCACTCAGCGCAGATATTTTTCTAATGAATATCGCTGCTTGAGTCAAAAGCGTCCTGTGTCCGCGACAAGTTCAATCCTCTCCTTAAACCCCTTTCTAGATCAGAAAGGGCTTATAAGGGCTTGCGGCCGCATAACGGCCTCCGAAAACTTGCGATATGACGAACGACATCCGATAATACTCCCGTACGAATGTGCACTCTCTCGACTACTGGTGAACTTTACGCATCTCATAACGTTGCACGGAGGTAACCAGTTAGTCGTACGTCTCACCCGGTCAAGATACTGGATTCCGAGAATAAAGAACTTGGTAAAGGCTGTGATTAACTCCTGCAAGGTCTGCGTTATTCATAAGAAGCGCTTGCAAATTCAGATGATGGGAAGTTTCCCGAAAGAGCGAGTGTCTTTTTCCCGGCCATTCACGTACACAGGGATGGACTACGCTGGCCCTTTCGACATCAAAAATTACACAGGCAGAGCGTGCCTAATTACAAAAGGGTATGTGTTGGTTTTCGTATGTTTCTCCACAAAGGCCATCCATCTAGAGCCTACATCCGATCTGACGACCGAGAAATTTCTCGCCGCTTTCGCTCGGTTCGTATCCAGAAGAGGTTGTCCCCGTCAAGTGCAGTCCGACAATGGGAAAACCTTTGTCGGCGCTGCCACCCTGCTCTCCCGAGATTTTCTACAAGCCGTAAAAGAGTCTGTGACTGATGCGTATAGTCATCAGCAGCTCAACTGGCAATTCATTCCTCCGGGGGCACCCCATATGGGAGGCCTGTGGGAAGCTGGTGTCAAAAGCTTCAAAACCTTGTTTTACAAGTCCACCGCTACTCGAAA AAGATCCTTAGATCTCTTAGCGTTGACACCAGGGCATTTTCTCGTCGGCGGACCTCTTCTGTCCATAGTAGAGCCCGAATTAAAAGGGGAATCCAAGTCCATTGTGAATCGTTGGCAACACTTAAAGGCGCTCCATCAGCAATTCCAAGCTCGATGGAAAGAGGAGTATCTCAAGGAGCTCCACAAGCGTAACAAGTGGCAGGCCCCGACCGCAAATCTCCGCGTTGGCGACCTGGTAGTCGTCAAAGAAGACAATCTGCCCTCGAATGAGTGGCGCCTTGGCAGAATCGTCTCTGTTTTTCCGGGGGCTGACGGCAATGTCCGTGTCGTCAACATTCTCACGGCACGCAAGATTATTAAGCGTCCCGTGACCAAGGTGGTTCTTCTGCCAGGAGAACACTCCAACCGTCTTCCTCAACCAACATCCTCCGCATAA
- the LOC108058080 gene encoding rRNA methyltransferase 3, mitochondrial isoform X1, whose translation MFCNIIKRSFQANIRHVNSLNALRLVSSNGPQSDIKDALDIEANLFGNSGLKHQPVNTREVLRKTRTKYVAAKKTKEPSAPVPPRKFVAHALPAPRVAAIPAPVIKDSELNLEFVRLTLQDPLTSTLLTTVRSRKRRDKYRQIIVEGRRLIQEALQCGLKMEALFFSQKDQLALVKEEVGRAQLEAGTMIYKVPQHDLKTWSSLVTPPGLMAIFDRPSDKGLERNLAEQHRLGTQPLPITVVCDNIREPNNLGSIIRTCAALPCSQVVVTQGCCDPWESKALRGGCGGQFRVPIRDDVQWEELSLVIPPEAADDCHVFIAESNQQKRESNQTIDYAEIKDIGAHNLLIIGGESHGVSEEAYSFLNLVGRKGKCVYIPLAAGIDSLNVASALTLLLFELRRKLNNQTTDKD comes from the exons atgttttgtaatattataaaacgcTCGTTCCAAGCGAATATCAGGCATGTGAATAGCTTGAATGCGCTGCGGTTGGTCAGCTCCAATGGACCCCAAAGCGACATCAAGGATGCACTGGACATAGAGGCCAATCTCTTCGGGAATTCAGGTTTGAAGCACCAACCGGTAAACACGCGGGAAGTTTTACGCAAGACGAGAACAAAATATGTTGCAGCAAAGAAAACCAAGGAACCCAGTGCTCCAGTTCCCCCACGCAAGTTCGTGGCTCATGCACTCCCTGCTCCACGGGTGGCTGCTATTCCTGCTCCAGTGATCAAGGACAGTGAGCTAAACCTGGAGTTTGTGCGTCTCACCTTGCAGGATCCTTTGACCAGCACTCTGTTGACCACAGTGCGTTCCCGCAAGCGCCGGGACAAGTATCGGCAGATCATCGTCGAGGGCAGACGACTCATCCAGGAAGCCCTGCAATGCGGACTCAAAATGGAGGCCCTCTTCTTCAGCCAAAAGGACCAGTTGGCGTTGGTGAAGGAGGAGGTGGGCAGGGCGCAGCTGGAGGCGGGCACCATGATCTACAAGGTTCCGCAGCACGACCTGAAGACGTGGTCCTCGCTGGTAACCCCTCCCGGTCTAATGGCCATTTTCGACAGACCTTCGGACAAGGGCTTGGAAAGGAACTTGGCGGAGCAACATCGCCTAGGCACTCAGCCCTTGCCAATTACAGTTGTGTGCGACAATATACGGGAGCCGAACAACCTTGGCAGCATAATTAGGACCTGTGCAGCTCTGCCCTGTAGCCAAGTGGTGGTGACCCAGGGCTGTTGCGATCCCTGGGAGTCGAAGGCCCTGAGAGGAGGTTGTGGCGGTCAGTTTCGAGTGCCGATCCGGGATGATGTCCAGTGGGAGGAGCTCTCACTGGTCATTCCACCAGAGGCAGCCGACGACTGCCATGTTTTCATTGCGGAGAGCAATCAACAGAAGCGGGAGAGCAATCAGACCATCGATTATGCAGAGATCAAGGATATCGGAGCCCACAATTTGCTCATTATTGGCGGAGAGAGTCACGGGGTCAGCGAGGAAGCTTACAG TTTCTTAAACCTGGTTGGACGCAAGGGAAAGTGTGTATATATACCCCTGGCAGCTGGAATCGATAGTTTGAATGTGGCCTCTGCTCTGACATTGTTGCTCTTTGAGCTGCGACGAAAACTTAATAATCAGACGACAGATAAAGATTAA
- the LOC108058080 gene encoding rRNA methyltransferase 3, mitochondrial isoform X2 produces the protein MFCNIIKRSFQANIRHVNSLNALRLVSSNGPQSDIKDALDIEANLFGNSAKKTKEPSAPVPPRKFVAHALPAPRVAAIPAPVIKDSELNLEFVRLTLQDPLTSTLLTTVRSRKRRDKYRQIIVEGRRLIQEALQCGLKMEALFFSQKDQLALVKEEVGRAQLEAGTMIYKVPQHDLKTWSSLVTPPGLMAIFDRPSDKGLERNLAEQHRLGTQPLPITVVCDNIREPNNLGSIIRTCAALPCSQVVVTQGCCDPWESKALRGGCGGQFRVPIRDDVQWEELSLVIPPEAADDCHVFIAESNQQKRESNQTIDYAEIKDIGAHNLLIIGGESHGVSEEAYSFLNLVGRKGKCVYIPLAAGIDSLNVASALTLLLFELRRKLNNQTTDKD, from the exons atgttttgtaatattataaaacgcTCGTTCCAAGCGAATATCAGGCATGTGAATAGCTTGAATGCGCTGCGGTTGGTCAGCTCCAATGGACCCCAAAGCGACATCAAGGATGCACTGGACATAGAGGCCAATCTCTTCGGGAATTCAG CAAAGAAAACCAAGGAACCCAGTGCTCCAGTTCCCCCACGCAAGTTCGTGGCTCATGCACTCCCTGCTCCACGGGTGGCTGCTATTCCTGCTCCAGTGATCAAGGACAGTGAGCTAAACCTGGAGTTTGTGCGTCTCACCTTGCAGGATCCTTTGACCAGCACTCTGTTGACCACAGTGCGTTCCCGCAAGCGCCGGGACAAGTATCGGCAGATCATCGTCGAGGGCAGACGACTCATCCAGGAAGCCCTGCAATGCGGACTCAAAATGGAGGCCCTCTTCTTCAGCCAAAAGGACCAGTTGGCGTTGGTGAAGGAGGAGGTGGGCAGGGCGCAGCTGGAGGCGGGCACCATGATCTACAAGGTTCCGCAGCACGACCTGAAGACGTGGTCCTCGCTGGTAACCCCTCCCGGTCTAATGGCCATTTTCGACAGACCTTCGGACAAGGGCTTGGAAAGGAACTTGGCGGAGCAACATCGCCTAGGCACTCAGCCCTTGCCAATTACAGTTGTGTGCGACAATATACGGGAGCCGAACAACCTTGGCAGCATAATTAGGACCTGTGCAGCTCTGCCCTGTAGCCAAGTGGTGGTGACCCAGGGCTGTTGCGATCCCTGGGAGTCGAAGGCCCTGAGAGGAGGTTGTGGCGGTCAGTTTCGAGTGCCGATCCGGGATGATGTCCAGTGGGAGGAGCTCTCACTGGTCATTCCACCAGAGGCAGCCGACGACTGCCATGTTTTCATTGCGGAGAGCAATCAACAGAAGCGGGAGAGCAATCAGACCATCGATTATGCAGAGATCAAGGATATCGGAGCCCACAATTTGCTCATTATTGGCGGAGAGAGTCACGGGGTCAGCGAGGAAGCTTACAG TTTCTTAAACCTGGTTGGACGCAAGGGAAAGTGTGTATATATACCCCTGGCAGCTGGAATCGATAGTTTGAATGTGGCCTCTGCTCTGACATTGTTGCTCTTTGAGCTGCGACGAAAACTTAATAATCAGACGACAGATAAAGATTAA